A DNA window from Hydrogenophaga taeniospiralis contains the following coding sequences:
- a CDS encoding amino acid ABC transporter permease, producing the protein MNAQLLAWPGHWSRQQRATATMASAGAVLIALLWLMALPLSLAPEPIGSNAVLFAEGTLITVQLTLTAGLAGIAIGVLAAVGRTSRVLPLRWAASLYIWVVRGTPLLVQILFVFLALPALVPGLQLEDFASACVALAFNVGAYNAEAIRSGLLAVPKGQAEAARSLGLSSWHTFMDVSFPQAFKVALPPLVNNTVALLKDSSLAYAIGVVELTNVGNRIQAASFQPLPTLATTALIYLTLTTVLTQISGAVERRYDVEGRQP; encoded by the coding sequence ATGAACGCCCAACTGCTTGCCTGGCCCGGCCACTGGAGCCGCCAGCAGCGCGCCACCGCGACCATGGCCAGCGCCGGCGCGGTGCTGATCGCGCTGCTCTGGCTGATGGCGCTGCCGCTGTCGCTCGCCCCCGAACCGATCGGCAGCAACGCCGTGCTGTTCGCCGAGGGCACCCTCATCACCGTGCAGCTCACGCTCACCGCCGGTCTGGCGGGCATCGCCATCGGCGTGCTCGCCGCCGTGGGGCGCACCTCGCGCGTGCTGCCGCTGCGCTGGGCCGCCTCGCTCTACATCTGGGTCGTGCGCGGCACGCCGCTGCTGGTGCAGATCCTGTTCGTCTTTCTCGCCCTGCCGGCGCTGGTGCCGGGCTTGCAGCTGGAAGACTTCGCCTCGGCCTGCGTGGCGCTGGCCTTCAACGTCGGCGCCTACAACGCCGAGGCGATCCGCAGCGGCTTGCTGGCCGTGCCCAAGGGCCAGGCCGAGGCCGCGCGCTCGCTCGGGCTCTCCAGCTGGCACACCTTCATGGACGTGAGCTTCCCGCAGGCCTTCAAGGTCGCTCTGCCGCCGCTGGTGAACAACACCGTGGCCCTGCTCAAGGACTCGTCGCTGGCCTACGCCATCGGGGTGGTGGAACTCACCAACGTGGGCAACCGCATCCAGGCCGCGAGCTTCCAGCCGCTGCCCACCCTGGCCACCACGGCGCTGATCTACCTCACGCTCACCACCGTGTTGACCCAGATTTCGGGCGCCGTGGAGCGCCGCTAC
- a CDS encoding ABC transporter substrate-binding protein, whose protein sequence is MKRISQWALTALLVLANLGAQARSLDAIRKDGKIVIATEGQFAPFNYFQGAKLSGFEVELAEMVAKKMGLAVEWKALSFDALFAGLGQDRWDLVIASHGITEERAKAVTFTAPHYCSGGSIVSLDPAIRQPADLQGKVVAVQTGSTYLDNVKKLPGLKAVKNFPQDTDARSALMSRRVDAWVTDKFVVLAALNANPASGLKVGEFLFVDRIAAAVTKGNDSLAQGYNAALAALLADGSYSALSRRYFQDDVRCR, encoded by the coding sequence ATGAAACGCATTTCCCAATGGGCCCTCACCGCCCTGCTCGTGCTCGCCAACCTGGGCGCGCAGGCCCGCAGCCTGGACGCCATCCGCAAGGACGGCAAGATCGTCATCGCCACCGAGGGGCAGTTCGCCCCGTTCAACTACTTCCAGGGCGCCAAGCTCAGCGGCTTCGAGGTCGAGCTGGCCGAGATGGTCGCCAAAAAAATGGGCCTGGCCGTGGAATGGAAAGCGCTGAGCTTTGACGCGCTGTTCGCCGGCCTCGGCCAGGACCGCTGGGACCTGGTGATCGCCTCGCACGGCATCACCGAAGAACGCGCCAAGGCCGTGACCTTCACCGCCCCGCACTACTGCTCGGGCGGCAGCATCGTCTCGCTGGACCCGGCGATCCGCCAGCCGGCCGACCTGCAGGGCAAGGTGGTGGCGGTGCAGACCGGCAGCACCTACCTGGACAACGTCAAGAAGCTCCCGGGCCTGAAGGCGGTGAAGAATTTCCCGCAGGACACCGACGCGCGCAGCGCCCTCATGAGCCGCCGGGTGGACGCCTGGGTCACCGACAAGTTCGTGGTGCTCGCCGCGCTCAACGCCAACCCGGCCTCGGGCCTGAAGGTCGGCGAGTTCCTGTTCGTCGACCGCATCGCCGCGGCCGTGACCAAGGGCAACGACAGCCTGGCCCAGGGCTACAACGCCGCCCTGGCCGCGCTGCTGGCCGACGGCAGCTACAGCGCGCTCTCGCGCCGGTATTTCCAGGACGACGTGCGCTGCCGTTGA
- the rocF gene encoding arginase codes for MTAPRTGHFAAGGVGLIGVPTDIGAGTLGSRMGPEALRVAGIAEALQALGVQVRDRGNLQGPANPWLAAVNGFRHLPEVALWNRLLHDAMHAELQAGRLPIMLGGDHCLGIGSISAVARHCRATGQRLRVLWFDAHADFNTATLTPSGNIHGMPVACLCGQGPEALTGLADRVPAIDPADIRQIGIRSVDAGEKRLVHDMGIEVFDMRCIDEWGMRHVMERALDGVDANTHLHVSLDVDFLDPDIAPGVGTTVRGGPTYREAQLCMEMIADTGRLGSLDVVELNPALDLRNQTAELAVDLIESLFGKSTLMRPADG; via the coding sequence ATGACGGCGCCGCGCACAGGCCACTTCGCAGCGGGCGGAGTGGGCCTGATCGGCGTGCCCACCGACATCGGTGCGGGCACGCTGGGTTCCCGCATGGGTCCGGAAGCGCTTCGCGTGGCCGGCATTGCCGAGGCCCTGCAGGCGCTGGGCGTGCAAGTGCGCGACCGCGGCAACCTGCAGGGCCCGGCCAACCCCTGGCTGGCGGCCGTCAACGGCTTTCGCCACCTGCCCGAGGTCGCGCTGTGGAACCGCCTGCTGCACGACGCCATGCACGCCGAACTGCAGGCCGGCCGGCTGCCCATCATGCTCGGCGGCGACCACTGTCTGGGCATCGGCTCCATCAGCGCGGTGGCGCGCCACTGCCGCGCCACCGGCCAGCGGCTGCGCGTGCTGTGGTTCGACGCCCACGCCGACTTCAACACCGCCACCCTCACACCCAGCGGCAACATCCACGGCATGCCGGTGGCCTGCCTGTGCGGCCAGGGCCCCGAGGCGCTGACCGGGCTGGCCGACCGCGTGCCCGCCATCGACCCCGCGGACATCCGCCAGATCGGCATCCGCAGCGTGGACGCGGGCGAGAAGCGGCTGGTGCACGACATGGGCATCGAGGTGTTCGACATGCGCTGCATCGACGAGTGGGGCATGCGCCACGTGATGGAGCGCGCGCTCGACGGCGTGGACGCCAACACCCACCTGCACGTGAGCCTGGACGTGGACTTCCTCGACCCCGACATCGCCCCCGGCGTGGGCACCACCGTGCGCGGCGGTCCGACCTACCGCGAAGCGCAGCTGTGCATGGAAATGATCGCCGACACCGGGCGCCTGGGCTCGCTCGACGTGGTCGAACTCAACCCCGCGCTGGACCTGCGCAACCAGACCGCCGAACTCGCGGTCGACCTGATCGAGAGCCTGTTCGGCAAATCCACCCTCATGCGCCCGGCCGACGGCTGA
- a CDS encoding ornithine cyclodeaminase — MTTHLSPLPTQFLSAQDVANVVHRLGLPTALARMADTIHADYLRWPAFDKCARVASHSADGVIELMPIADAKTYAFKYVNGHPKNTQGGLPTVMAFGVLADVDTGVPELLSELTLTTALRTAAMSVVAARVLARPGSRRMALIGNGAQSEFQALAFHHLMGIEEIRLFDTDPTATAKLMDNLSHTTLRLRPCDSIAQAVRGADIVTTVTADKTNATILTPDMIEPGMHINGVGGDCPGKTELHPDVLRMASVFVEYEPQTRIEGDLQHLPIDFAVTELWRVLAGETAGRDGDAQVTVFDSVGFALEDFSALRFLRDAARELDLGQLLPLIPGLANPKDLYQLIRASAPQPRAATAPTAAQAPRHPRAKTPALSA, encoded by the coding sequence ATGACAACGCATCTTTCCCCCCTACCCACCCAGTTTCTGAGCGCCCAGGACGTGGCCAACGTGGTCCACCGCCTGGGCCTGCCCACGGCCCTGGCGCGCATGGCCGACACCATCCACGCCGACTACCTGCGCTGGCCCGCGTTCGACAAATGCGCCCGCGTGGCCAGCCACTCGGCCGACGGCGTGATCGAGCTGATGCCCATCGCCGACGCCAAGACCTACGCCTTCAAATACGTCAACGGCCACCCCAAGAACACCCAGGGCGGCCTGCCCACGGTGATGGCTTTCGGCGTGCTGGCCGACGTGGACACCGGCGTGCCCGAGCTGCTGAGCGAGCTCACGCTCACCACCGCGCTGCGCACCGCGGCCATGTCGGTGGTGGCCGCGCGGGTGCTGGCCCGCCCGGGCAGCCGGCGCATGGCCCTGATCGGCAACGGCGCGCAAAGCGAGTTCCAGGCGCTGGCCTTCCACCACCTGATGGGCATCGAAGAGATCCGCCTGTTCGACACCGACCCCACGGCCACCGCCAAGCTGATGGACAACCTGAGCCACACCACGCTGCGCCTGCGGCCCTGCGACAGCATCGCCCAGGCGGTGCGCGGCGCCGACATCGTCACCACCGTGACGGCCGACAAGACCAACGCCACCATCCTCACGCCCGACATGATCGAGCCGGGCATGCACATCAACGGCGTGGGCGGCGACTGCCCGGGCAAGACCGAGCTGCACCCCGACGTGCTGCGCATGGCCTCGGTGTTCGTGGAATACGAGCCGCAGACCCGCATCGAAGGCGACCTGCAGCACCTGCCGATCGACTTCGCCGTGACCGAACTCTGGCGCGTGCTGGCCGGTGAAACCGCCGGCCGCGACGGCGATGCCCAGGTCACCGTGTTCGACTCGGTCGGTTTCGCGCTGGAAGACTTCTCGGCGCTGCGTTTCCTGCGCGACGCGGCGCGTGAACTCGACCTGGGCCAGCTGTTGCCGCTGATCCCCGGCCTGGCCAACCCCAAGGATCTGTACCAGCTGATCCGCGCCAGCGCCCCGCAGCCGCGCGCCGCGACGGCCCCGACCGCCGCTCAGGCGCCGCGCCACCCGCGCGCCAAAACCCCCGCCCTGAGCGCATGA
- a CDS encoding Lrp/AsnC family transcriptional regulator produces the protein MDATDQQLLSLLRKDARTNVATLAKKLGVSRGTVTNRITKLEDTGVIVGYTVRLRPDAQPHQISAWMSVAVEGNETRAVIASLLGEPGVAALHDTNGRWDLLAELRAANLSELSQVLERIRLVRGISSTETSIHLETYRLS, from the coding sequence ATGGACGCCACCGACCAACAACTGCTGTCCCTGCTGCGCAAGGACGCCCGCACCAACGTGGCCACGCTGGCGAAGAAGCTCGGGGTCTCGCGCGGCACCGTGACCAACCGCATCACCAAGCTCGAAGACACGGGCGTGATCGTGGGCTACACGGTGCGCCTGCGGCCCGACGCCCAGCCCCACCAGATCAGCGCCTGGATGAGCGTGGCCGTCGAAGGCAACGAGACCCGCGCCGTGATCGCCAGCCTGCTGGGCGAGCCGGGCGTGGCCGCGCTGCACGACACCAACGGCCGCTGGGACCTGCTGGCCGAGCTGCGCGCGGCCAACCTTTCAGAGCTGTCCCAGGTGCTGGAGCGCATCCGCCTGGTGCGCGGCATCAGCAGCACCGAAACCAGCATCCACCTGGAAACCTACCGGTTGTCCTGA
- the otnI gene encoding 2-oxo-tetronate isomerase: protein MPRFAANLTMLYNEHAFLDRFSAAAADGFQGVEYLFPYAFEAQDIAQRLADHGLQQVLFNAPPGDWDAGERGLACLPGREAEFRAGFAQALEYAQTLNCPRIHVMAGLAPAGAERTALQATYENNLAWAAGQAASAGRDVLIEPINPRDIPGFFLNRQDEAHRVVQAIGASNLKVQFDLYHCQIVEGDVAMKIRQYLPTGRVGHFQIAGVPMRHEPDLGELHHPYLFGVIDEVAAACGWQGWVGCEYRPARGAVPGGTSDGLGWLRAAGFPA, encoded by the coding sequence ATGCCCCGCTTCGCCGCCAACCTCACCATGCTCTACAACGAGCACGCCTTCCTCGACCGTTTTTCCGCCGCCGCGGCCGACGGCTTCCAGGGCGTCGAGTACCTGTTTCCCTACGCCTTCGAGGCCCAGGACATCGCCCAGCGCCTGGCCGACCACGGCCTGCAGCAGGTGCTGTTCAACGCCCCGCCCGGCGACTGGGACGCGGGCGAACGCGGCCTGGCCTGCCTGCCCGGGCGCGAGGCCGAGTTCCGCGCCGGGTTTGCCCAAGCGCTGGAGTACGCGCAGACGCTGAACTGCCCGCGCATCCACGTGATGGCCGGCCTCGCGCCCGCCGGGGCCGAGCGCACTGCGTTGCAGGCCACGTATGAAAACAACCTGGCCTGGGCCGCCGGGCAGGCCGCGAGCGCGGGCCGCGACGTGCTGATCGAACCCATCAACCCGCGCGACATCCCGGGCTTCTTTCTCAACCGCCAGGACGAGGCGCACCGTGTGGTCCAAGCCATCGGCGCATCGAATCTGAAGGTGCAGTTCGACCTGTACCACTGCCAGATCGTCGAAGGCGACGTGGCCATGAAGATCCGCCAGTACCTGCCCACCGGCCGCGTGGGCCACTTCCAGATCGCCGGCGTGCCCATGCGCCACGAGCCCGACCTGGGCGAGCTGCACCACCCCTACCTGTTCGGCGTGATCGACGAGGTGGCCGCGGCCTGCGGCTGGCAGGGCTGGGTGGGCTGCGAGTACCGCCCGGCACGCGGCGCGGTGCCCGGCGGCACGTCCGACGGGCTGGGCTGGCTGCGCGCTGCCGGGTTTCCTGCGTAA
- a CDS encoding response regulator — MQDPSPTPTRCLLVDDDPEIRSLLVDFLAPFGMVVDTVADGAGLRQRLPRGGIDVLLLDLMLPDENGLTLCQWVRQTQPALPVIMLTAQGDALSRVLGLELGADDYLPKPFEPRELVARIKAVLRRGGAGAAAPAATVLRFEGWTFDRVQRQLSEADGLVVPLSAAEYRLLCAFVDHPGQALSRERLLDLTRAPGVEVSERSVDLAVSRLRGKLRDTGHAPSLIRTLRGAGYLFTAKVQP; from the coding sequence ATGCAAGACCCTTCTCCGACCCCAACCCGCTGCCTGCTGGTGGACGACGACCCCGAGATCCGCAGCTTGCTGGTGGACTTCCTCGCGCCCTTCGGCATGGTGGTGGACACCGTGGCCGACGGCGCGGGCCTGCGCCAGCGCCTGCCGCGCGGCGGCATCGACGTCTTGCTGCTCGACCTGATGCTGCCCGACGAAAACGGCCTGACGCTGTGCCAGTGGGTGCGGCAGACGCAGCCGGCGCTGCCGGTGATCATGCTCACCGCGCAGGGCGACGCGCTCTCGCGCGTGCTCGGGCTGGAGCTGGGTGCCGACGATTACCTGCCCAAACCCTTCGAGCCGCGCGAGCTGGTGGCGCGCATCAAGGCCGTGCTGCGCCGGGGCGGCGCGGGCGCGGCGGCGCCTGCGGCCACCGTGCTGCGCTTCGAGGGCTGGACCTTCGACCGCGTGCAGCGCCAGCTCAGCGAGGCCGATGGCCTGGTGGTGCCGCTGTCGGCGGCGGAATACCGTTTGTTGTGCGCCTTCGTGGACCACCCCGGCCAGGCGCTGAGCCGCGAGCGCCTGCTCGACCTCACCCGCGCACCCGGGGTCGAAGTCAGCGAGCGCAGCGTCGATCTGGCGGTCTCGCGCTTGCGCGGCAAGCTGCGCGACACCGGCCACGCGCCCAGCCTGATCCGCACCCTGCGCGGTGCGGGCTACCTGTTCACCGCGAAAGTCCAGCCGTGA
- a CDS encoding ATP-binding protein, which produces MKRPRFNTLFWRLFVLMWVTLILSHFTAFVLSIPLTTGGGSPVERMSGANLATLPSLPPGNPLTARSDAGPPAAPTAPMGPRPDGMAPAGPRPDGPPPTGRPGDVAGAPPALPAQTLWFDYALRALLIGLGALLGARWLAAPMQRLSRAAAELAQGLSQGRRPPALDEDRGTVEVRETARVFNHMTQRLQEQFDQRSLHMAALSHDLRTPLTRLRLRIERLPEAVAQAAIADIREMDEMIDASLAVMREQSNGAEPRVVDLGAMLQSLVDDLCEQGQAVELAEPPAARVRVHPASLRRILGNLVGNALRYGQRARLSLEPAAAGVAVHVDDDGPGIPPEQLERVFQPWVRLPGEQRPSGSGLGLAIARDLAQREGGTLALGNRPTGGLRATLVLPAA; this is translated from the coding sequence GTGAAGCGGCCGCGCTTCAACACCCTGTTCTGGCGCCTGTTCGTGCTGATGTGGGTGACGCTGATCCTGAGCCACTTCACGGCCTTCGTGCTCTCGATCCCGCTGACCACCGGGGGCGGCAGCCCGGTCGAACGCATGAGCGGCGCCAACCTGGCCACCCTGCCGTCGCTGCCCCCGGGCAACCCGCTCACGGCGCGCAGCGACGCGGGGCCACCGGCTGCGCCGACCGCCCCGATGGGGCCCCGGCCGGACGGGATGGCGCCGGCTGGCCCCCGGCCCGACGGCCCGCCGCCGACAGGGCGCCCCGGCGACGTGGCCGGCGCCCCGCCCGCGCTGCCGGCCCAGACCCTGTGGTTCGACTACGCGCTGCGCGCGCTGCTCATCGGCCTGGGCGCGCTGCTCGGCGCGCGCTGGCTGGCCGCGCCCATGCAGCGCCTGTCGCGCGCGGCGGCCGAGCTCGCGCAGGGTCTGAGCCAGGGGCGCCGCCCGCCCGCGCTCGACGAAGACCGTGGCACGGTGGAGGTGCGCGAGACCGCGCGCGTGTTCAACCACATGACGCAGCGGCTGCAGGAGCAGTTCGACCAGCGCAGCCTGCACATGGCCGCGCTCTCGCACGACCTGCGCACGCCGCTGACGCGGCTGCGGCTGCGCATCGAGCGCCTGCCCGAGGCCGTGGCCCAGGCCGCCATCGCCGACATCCGCGAAATGGACGAGATGATCGACGCCTCGCTGGCCGTGATGCGCGAGCAGTCAAACGGGGCCGAGCCCCGCGTGGTGGACCTGGGCGCGATGCTGCAGTCGCTGGTGGACGACCTGTGCGAGCAGGGCCAGGCGGTCGAACTCGCCGAGCCGCCCGCGGCGCGCGTGCGGGTGCACCCCGCCTCGCTGCGCCGCATCCTGGGCAACCTGGTGGGCAACGCGCTGCGCTACGGCCAGCGCGCCCGCCTGAGCCTGGAGCCCGCAGCGGCGGGCGTGGCGGTGCACGTGGACGACGACGGGCCGGGCATACCGCCCGAACAGCTCGAGCGCGTGTTCCAGCCCTGGGTGCGCCTGCCCGGCGAGCAGCGCCCCAGCGGCAGCGGGCTGGGCCTGGCCATCGCCCGCGACCTGGCGCAGCGCGAAGGCGGCACGCTGGCCCTGGGCAACCGGCCCACGGGCGGGCTGCGCGCGACCCTGGTGTTGCCGGCGGCTTGA